A window from Peromyscus eremicus chromosome 1, PerEre_H2_v1, whole genome shotgun sequence encodes these proteins:
- the LOC131901641 gene encoding olfactory receptor 52R1-like — protein MTRSFVLASRNSSSHATFFILLGIPGLEDYQYWVAFPFCVMYIVAVTGNIIILHIIRIDHTLHGPMYLFLAMLATTDLVLSTSTQPKMLAILWFHDHKIEYHACLIQVFFIHAFSSVESGVLMAMALDRYVAICFPLRHSSILTTSVVIKLGAAVMVRGLLWVSPFCFMISRMPFCPNKVIPQSYCEHMAVLKLVCADIRINRGYGLFVAFSVASFDLIVISVSYVMILKAVLRLPSGEARLKAFGTCASHIGVILTLYIPALFTFLTHRFGHHVPRIVHIIFANVYLLVPPMLNPIIYGVRTKQIRDRVIQGCCGKGP, from the coding sequence ATGACCCGTTCCTTTGTGCTGGCTTCAAGAAACAGCTCTTCTCATGCCACATTTTTTATCTTGCTTGGAATTCCAGGACTGGAGGATTATCAATATTGGGTTGCCTTTCCATTCTGTGTCATGTATATTGTGGCAGTGACTGGAAATATCATTATCCTACACATAATCCGGATTGACCACACACTGCATGGCCCCATGTATCTCTTTCTGGCTATGCTGGCTACCACTGACCTGGTCCTGTCCACCTCCACACAACCTAAAATGCTGGCCATACTCTGGTTTCATGATCACAAGATTGAATACCATGCCTGCCTCATCCAGGTGTTCTTTATACACGCCTTTTCTTCTGTAGAGTCAGGGGTGCTCATGGCTATGGCCTTGGACCGCTACGTGGCTATCTGCTTCCCACTCCGACATTCCAGCATCCTGACCACATCTGTAGTCATCAAACTTGGGGCAGCTGTGATGGTCAGAGGGCTGCTGTGGGTGAGCCCCTTCTGCTTCATGATCTCCAGGATGCCCTTCTGCCCCAACAAGGTCATTCCCCAGTCCTACTGTGAGCACATGGCTGTACTCAAGTTGGTGTGTGCTGACATCAGAATCAATCGCGGATATGGGCTCTTTGTGGCTTTCTCTGTGGCTAGCTTTGATCTAATTGTCATCAGTGTGTCTTATGTGATGATTCTTAAAGCTGTCCTGAGATTGCCCTCAGGTGAAGCCCGCCTCAAAGCTTTTGGTACATGTGCTTCTCATATTGGAGTAATCTTAACCTTATATATTCCAGCCCTTTTCACCTTCCTCACCCACCGCTTTGGCCACCATGTGCCTCGAATTGTACATATAATATTTGCTAATGTCTATCTTCTAGTTCCTCCCATGCTCAACCCCATCATCTATGGAGTTAGAACCAAACAGATCAGGGACAGGGTTATCCAAGGATGTTGTGGAAAAGGCCCTTGA
- the LOC131901654 gene encoding olfactory receptor 51F1-like — MQENTEFLSNFTSKLPTFLLTGIPGLESAHAWISIPFCCLYATALSGNSMILFIIVTQDSLHEPMYYFLSMLSATDLGLTISTMTTTLRILWFHANEISLDLCIVQMFFLHGFTFIESGVLVAMAFDRYVAICNPLRYTTILTNSRIIQMGFLVIMRTVVLIIPLLLLLKPVSFCKVNTLSHSYCYHPDVIKLACSDTRANSICGLVDLILTTGVDTPCIVLSYVLIIRSVLTIASSVERYKVFSTCVSHIGAVAIFYIPMFSLSLVHRYGRSAPKVVHSMMANVYLLLPPVLNPIIYSVKTKQIRKAIVSLLLAK, encoded by the coding sequence ATGCAGGAGAACACAGAATTCCTGAGCAACTTCACATCCAAATTACCAACCTTCTTGTTGACTGGCATCCCGGGTCTAGAGTCTGCTCATGCCTGGATCTCCATCCCCTTTTGTTGTCTTTATGCCACCGCCCTCTCTGGGAACAGCATGATCCTCTTTATCATTGTGACTCAGGATAGTCTGCATGAACCTATGTACTATTTCCTTTCCATGCTCTCAGCCACTGACTTGGGTTTGACTATTTCTACAATGACAACCACCTTGAGGATCCTGTGGTTTCATGCAAATGAAATCAGTCTAGACTTGTGTATTGTTCAGATGTTTTTTCTTCATGGGTTCACATTTATAGAATCTGGAGTACTGGTAGCTATGGCTTTTGACCGTTATGTAGCAATCTGTAATCCTCTTAGATACACTACAATTCTTACTAATTCTAGAATCATTCAGATGGGTTTCCTAGTGATTATGCGCACTGTAGTATTAATAATTCCCCTACTTTTGCTCCTTAAGCCTGTTTCTTTCTGTAAAGTGAATACCCTCTCCCATTCCTACTGTTATCATCCAGATGTAATTAAGTTAGCATGTTCAGACACTCGGGCCAACAGCATATGTGGATTAGTTGATCTCATTCTGACCACAGGAGTAGATACTCCGTGCATTGTCTTGTCTTATGTATTGATCATTCGCTCTGTCCTCACTATTGCCTCCTCTGTAGAACGGTACAAGGTCTTCAGCACCTGTGTGTCCCATATTGGAGCAGTGGCAATTTTCTACATCCCCATGTTTAGCCTGTCCCTAGTGCATCGCTATGGTCGGTCAGCCCCCAAAGTAGTCCATTCAATGATGGCCAACGTTTACCTTCTTTTACCCCCTGTGCTCAACCCCATCATCTAtagtgtaaaaacaaaacaaatcagaaagGCTATCGTTAGTTTGCTCCTTGCAAAATAA